Within the Pseudomonas orientalis genome, the region GAGTTTGTGCCCATGGTCCGAGGCCTGTTGTGCGTTGTTGTGCTGTTCGTCACCGTTACTGCCCGCGCCGAAGTCTGGCCCGAAAAGGAGTGGGCCCTGGGCCCACCCCTGGCAGGTCCCGCCTTCGATGCGCTGAACGCCTACGCTTTCCCGCCCCGTGACGACACCAGCCGCCAAGGCATTCGCACCGACGCGCTGCTGGTTATTCGTGACGGCGTGATCATCTATGAACGCTACGCCGCACCCACCACCGTCAGCACCCCGCACCTGACCTGGTCGGTGAGCAAAAGCCTGATGGCCACGGTGCTCGGCGTGGCCTACGGTGAAGGGCGCTTCAAGCTCACCGACCCCGTTGCGCGCTTCTATTCGCCGATGAAACAGCACCCCAAGGTCAGCATGGCCGACTTGCTGCATTGGGCTTCGGGGTTGGATTGGCAGGAGGACTATGAATACGCCCCGTTGAAGTCTTCTGTCGTGGCGATGCTTTACACCCGTGGGCGTGGGGATATGGCGCAATTTGCCGCCGATACCGAGGCCGCCGCCGAACCCGGCCGGGCGTTTCGCTATTCCAGCGGCGACAGCAACATTCTGTCTGCTGCGCTTAAAGGGATGCTCGGCCACAAGGCGTACATGAGCTATCCGTGGGATGCGCTGTTCAAGCCATTGGGCATTCGCAACGCGACGTGGGAAAGCGATGCCGACGAAACCTTCGTCGCCTCGTCCTACGCCTACCTCACCGCTCGCGACCTGGCGCGGGTCGGCTTGCTGATGGCGCGGGACGGGCGCTGGGGTGAGCAACAGTTGTTGCCCAAAGCGTGGGTGGCCTTCAATCGGCAGCCATTCGACAACTACAAAGCGGGCCAGGATGAAGCTGTGCCCGGCGGCCAATGGTGGCTCAACAAGGGCGTCCCCCAACCCTGGCCCGACGCACCGGCCG harbors:
- a CDS encoding serine hydrolase domain-containing protein, which translates into the protein MVRGLLCVVVLFVTVTARAEVWPEKEWALGPPLAGPAFDALNAYAFPPRDDTSRQGIRTDALLVIRDGVIIYERYAAPTTVSTPHLTWSVSKSLMATVLGVAYGEGRFKLTDPVARFYSPMKQHPKVSMADLLHWASGLDWQEDYEYAPLKSSVVAMLYTRGRGDMAQFAADTEAAAEPGRAFRYSSGDSNILSAALKGMLGHKAYMSYPWDALFKPLGIRNATWESDADETFVASSYAYLTARDLARVGLLMARDGRWGEQQLLPKAWVAFNRQPFDNYKAGQDEAVPGGQWWLNKGVPQPWPDAPADTFAALGHWGQALFVLPDEHLVIVRYGDDRDGSYRHNELLKRVLAAVRS